Below is a window of Enterococcus gilvus ATCC BAA-350 DNA.
CTTGAAAACGCAAAATAGTTTCATTTCTTTATGTTTCTTCTACTATACAGTTTCTTTCGATATATACAGGTAATAATGAATAAAGAAACGAAATATCAAAATATTTTTGCATAAATATTTAAAAAGTGCTTGCTTTTTGTATTTTACGATGCTAATATGGCTTCAACACATTAATTAGAATTTAATGAAAAAGCGATAAGGGAGCAATGCAGGATGAAACAAAAAGTGATTTTAGCCTATTCAGGTGGTTTAGATACGTCTGTCTCTATCAAATGGCTCGTTGACGAAGGATATGATGTGATTGCGTGCTGTTTAGACATCGGCGAAGGCCGCGACACGGAGTTTATTAAGAATAAAGCGTTACAGGTCGGAGCAACTGAATCTTATGCCATTGATGCTCGTGAGGAGTTCTCACAGGATTTCGTTTTGATCGCCTTGCAAGGAAACACCTACTATGAGAATTCTTACCCATTGGTTTCTGCATTGTCTCGCCCGCTGATCTCGAAGAAATTGGTTGAGTTGGCTCATGATACTGGAGCAACGACCATCGCTCATGGCTGTACAGGAAAAGGAAACGACCAAGTCCGTTTTGAAGTTTCCATCGCCGCACTTGATCCGAACTTGAAGATCATCGCGCCGGTCCGTGAGTGGAAATGGTCCCGTGAAGAAGAGATCAATTATGCCGCTGAAAAAGGGGTACCGATCCCTGCTGATTTGGACAATCCTTATTCGATCGACCAAAACTTATGGGGACGTGCCTGCGAATGCGGCATCTTAGAAGATCCATGGGCCACACCGCCCGCGGGTGCTTACGCTATTACTGCTGAATTAGAAGATACGCCTGATAA
It encodes the following:
- a CDS encoding argininosuccinate synthase, encoding MKQKVILAYSGGLDTSVSIKWLVDEGYDVIACCLDIGEGRDTEFIKNKALQVGATESYAIDAREEFSQDFVLIALQGNTYYENSYPLVSALSRPLISKKLVELAHDTGATTIAHGCTGKGNDQVRFEVSIAALDPNLKIIAPVREWKWSREEEINYAAEKGVPIPADLDNPYSIDQNLWGRACECGILEDPWATPPAGAYAITAELEDTPDKPTIVEITFEKGVPTALDGEELSLASLIMKLNTLAGVHGIGRIDHIENRLVGIKSREVYECPGAEVLMKAHKELEDLTFVREMAHFKPVIEQQLCQMIYDGLWFNPTMDALIAFLKQSQEVVNGVLRVKLFKGNVIVEGRKSDNSLYNENLATYTSADTFDQDAAIGFIKLWGLPTKVNAEVQAESKQTTV